The following proteins come from a genomic window of Panicum hallii strain FIL2 chromosome 8, PHallii_v3.1, whole genome shotgun sequence:
- the LOC112903450 gene encoding UPF0481 protein At3g47200-like, whose protein sequence is MMNKESTARVQENDTLCSRWVEEMEELLPGTDLLVEKARWSKPSIYRVPEWIKGMMTNNTSAYRPRLVSLGPFHHGEPDLLPMEEHKRRAVLHLVKRSGKPLRDFVAAVEMVADELLDAYQGLDEKWRESSRDRFVQMMVMDGCFLLELMEATKPLGSSVKEDEVINTINTNPHCFSIEIFRTRQSPRAAAVSLSSAPVKDDQWEDYAPNDPVFSAHANHILWPGIRSDVIALENQLPLLVLQRLLAVERGTTPEPAEINMAVVRYLYYCSCEGTPTGKLGLHPLDILHRSMCAPQPDAQHQGGDSASFEEDCMPSAVELREARVLFKSSNTHLIDAITFRNGVLSMPEFKAYGDTENLYLNLFAFEQLHPDTGYELLSYMFFMVGLIESNRDVALLRSRGIIRNMRSSDKELVEMFSVLGRATLMHPSSKLNGVLREVKAHCKKRRNKWRANFVHTYLSSPWVFISLIAAVILLMATLLQTVYAILPFYSKVKPEV, encoded by the exons ATGATGAATAAGGAGAGTACTGCAAGAGTGCAGGAGAATGATACTCTCTGCAGCAGATGGGTGGAGGAGATGGAGGAGCTGCTACCAGGCACCGATCTGCTAGTGGAGAAGGCACGGTGGAGCAAGCCCTCCATCTACCGGGTGCCGGAGTGGATCAAGGGCATGATGACCAACAACACTTCAGCCTACCGGCCGAGGCTGGTGTCGCTGGGTCCCTTCCACCACGGTGAGCCTGACCTGCTGCCCATGGAGGAGCACAAGCGCCGGGCGGTGCTGCACTTGGTCAAGCGCTCCGGGAAACCGCTCCGGGACTTCGTCGCGGCCGTCGAGATGGTGGCAGACGAGCTGCTGGATGCCTACCAGGGCCTCGACGAGAAGTGGCGTGAGTCGAGCCGGGACCGGTTCGTGCAGATGATGGTCATGGACGGGTGCTTCTTGCTGGAGCTTATGGAGGCCACGAAACCATTGGGATCTAGTGTAAAAGAGGACGAGGTCATTAACACTATTAACACCAATCCTCATTGTTTTTCTATTGAAATCTTCCGAACTCGTCAGAGTCCGCGGGCCGCAGCAGTAAGTTTGAGCTCCGCCCCTGTGAAGGATGATCAATGGGAGGACTATGCGCCCAATGACCCCGTCTTCAGCGCCCACGCTAACCATATTTTGTGGCCGGGCATCCGGTCCGATGTGATCGCCTTGGAAAACCAGTTGCCCCTACTCGTTCTACAAAGGCTTTTAGCCGTGGAGCGTGGAACAACTCCG GAACCTGCCGAGATCAACATGGCGGTGGTGAGGTATCTGTACTACTGCTCGTGTGAGGGAACTCCCACCGGCAAGCTAGGCCTCCATCCGTTGGATATTTTACATAGAAGCATGTGTGCCCCTCAACCTGATGCACAACACCAGGGAGGCGATTCAGCCTCTTTTGAGGAGGACTGCATGCCATCTGCCGTGGAGCTCAGGGAGGCAAGGGTCCTTTTTAAGAGCAGCAACACTCACCTCATCGACGCCATAACCTTCAGAAACGGTGTCCTGAGCATGCCCGAGTTCAAGGCCTACGGGGACACCGAGAATCTCTACCTGAACCTGTTCGCCTTCGAGCAGCTGCACCCGGACACCGGGTACGAGTTGTTGTCCTACATGTTCTTCATGGTGGGCCTGATCGAATCGAATAGAGACGTGGCGCTGCTGAGGTCCAGAGGGATCATCAGAAACATGCGCAGCAGCGACAAGGAGCTGGTAGAGATGTTCAGCGTGCTGGGCAGGGCAACGCTGATGCACCCGTCCAGCAAGCTGAACGGCGTGCTACGGGAGGTGAAAGCACACTGCAAGAAGCGCCGGAACAAGTGGCGAGCCAACTTCGTGCACACGTACCTGAGCAGCCCATGGGTGTTCATCTCGCTCATCGCCGCTGTCATCCTACTCATGGCCACCTTGCTGCAAACTGTCTACGCTATTCTCCCCTTTTACAGCAAGGTTAAGCCAGAAGTATGA